From the genome of Marasmius oreades isolate 03SP1 chromosome 1, whole genome shotgun sequence:
GACATGGGAGGAAGAAGGCAAGCCGCGGTACCTTCCTACAAACGTCCCGCCATGGCTCCCTCTCGAGGTCTTCAGCCGATCGCACGAAATCTCCATGTATCTCTTTCCGGTCATAAAGGCCCCGTCCACGTTGCCCGATATGCGAAGGGTACTGCAAAGTACATATTGACTGGCGGGCAGGTACGTTCCAGTCCACCGACATGATACCTCAAGTCTATTGCACTCATTGAACTTAAATATCCTAGGATCGTACTGTACGTTTATTCAATGCTAGCCTTGGAACTGAAATCAAGGCTTTCACCGCTCATGGATACGAGGTCCTCTCGATAACAGTGTAAGCTCATCCAGCGCCGTACCCGGAAAAACAAAAATGACCCTAGTACTGTCGTCAATAGTGCACACGATAATGCTAAGTTCGCATCCTCTGGAGGTGACCGCTCTGTCTTTGTATGGGACGTTGCTACTGGCACAACTACTCGTCGACTCGCTGGCCATATGGGCAAGATACATGCAGTCGAATTCAACGAGGATGCGAGTGTCGTCGCCTCAGGTACCTCTTCAGTTTATGCGACATTGCCTTACTGTCTCTAATACACGACTTAGGTTCCTATGACTCGACCGTAAGACTGTGGGACTTACGGTAAATGACAATACGATCTGTACTCAGTCACACTAATCGTATCCTTAGGGCACAGTCAAGGCAGGCAATACAAGTGTTAGAAGAAGCTCGAGACGCGGTTCAAACTATCCACATCGACTCCACCATGATCACAACCGGCTCCGTCGATGGCCATGTACGCACGTATGATATTCGAAAAGGAGAGCTGCGATCAGACTATATTGGCagtgagtttcttcatccgCGTTAACTGGTTCTGAGTATTGACTTGAACAGGCCCTATAGCTGCAGTTGTTCCAACTCAGGATTCTCAGACTATGCTCGTTACTTCGCTGGATTCTCACATCCGGTTGATGGACATGACGAATGGCAACATGTTGAATGACTTTACAGGCCATGTAAACATGTCCTACCGGTGTCGTGGATGTTTCGGACATGGGGAGGCATCCGTGGTATGCGGTGATGAAAAGGGTATGGTTTGGGCATGGGATTTACTGGATGTACGTCCCTCTATTGATTTTGCACTATCTGGGTTGCTAATCTCAAATAGGCCAAAGCCTTAGAGCCCAATCCTCCGCCCAAGGTGCATCAAAAGGTTATAACTTGGACCGAACATCATCCTTCGGATCCCAATGAAATGGTTACAGCGAGTGCGGATGGGACATGCAAAGTGTGGCGTTCGCCATCCTCCGAGTGATGCTTGAATAGTACAAATGTTCCAGTTCCAGCTTGGTCGAGtaagatggagatggagacTAATGTGTGTATTGTACAAGCAGAGAAAGAACGTCTGAGCCAGAATGAAGTACTTGCAGGAAAATCATCAAACCCCGATTATGATCTATATTACGGAGGGCAAGGTCTTGCAGCAGGCGACCCAGCTGAGATGTCACCGTTTGTTTGGATTCTGCGCCTCTGGACGCAAAGGTTAAAGCTCGGGGTTGAACAAAACCTGGAATGCTACGCACCTCGACGTGTTGCGTCCTCCAACAACTGGGTGTCTACATGCTCTGCGGGCAATTGTACATATCTGACCACAGATCCACGAATGAAGCAGTTTTTGACGGCCATCTGAAAGGTTCTCCTTCACAATTTATCCCATTTCCATCAGCAATCTTCTTACCATGTGGGGATGCCTTGCTTCATCCAAGACTTTGATATTGTCGAGTCGAATATTCAGGAATCTATCCAGGTTCTACAAGTTCAGTACGTGACGCAGAGCTGGCCACTGCAGTAGAAACACACTGATCGACGGATTTCAACACGCCAGTGATAGAGAGGTCGTTCTTCAGCTCCACGATGACCTGTTGGTCTGTGAGGGTCTTGAACACAGAGAAAATGAGCTAAAGCGGTGAATAACACGTCAGTCGGTAAAGAATATGGTTTGCAGGGGAAGAAAGCATGCCATGTCAGATGGACGTTAAATTCAAGGCGCGCGCTAATAATGTCAATTTTTCTCTGCTCCAAGTCCAATTTAGAGTTCTCGATGCTCTACGCAAATGGTTAACTTAATTTTGGGATTACATAGAGGGGATGTGTACGACCGCTGCCAAGGTTTGTTTCGCATGTAATTTTATAACGAAGAAAGGTAGGGAAGACATGGTCGGCATAACATTGTGGTAAAACATAGGCGAAACAAGTGGAACTCGATCCTCCATACCAACCAAAGCTCGCTCGTCGGCGAAGAAAACTTAAGCGCCGTGGGCGTGCTTCTGCTTTCCTGTCCTGATTTTCCTGACGTAGAACTGAGAGAATGTGAGAGAGGAGACCTGTCTCCAATCATAATTGAACTGACCTCAAGCTCCTTGCCTTCAAGAATGTAGCCATCAGCACGACCAGACTGACCTGGCCGACTTGAGATAGCAGCATAGAGGCGGCCAGCAGCGAACTGGGACTCTATAAGGGGGTCAATCTTGGCGTCTATAGTCGTAGTTCAGTAAATGATACCGGAAGACGGGCAGATCTCGTTGGTACCTTTCTTTCTCTCGTCCAAGTTTCGCTGAACATGGTGGGACAGCTTTTTGGGCTCAGCAGCGCCTCCCTCAGCAGTAGCCTGAGTCTGGGTAGATTTGCCTTTCTTCGTCACGGGTTGGGCATACTGTTGTATAGAGACAAGATGTTAAGCATCCCCAAGACTCTTTTGATTTGTTGAGAAACTCACGTGTGCTTCATACCACTGCCTGAAGGGGGTTGCATCGATCTGGATGATAGCGCCCTTGACTAAAGTGTTCGTTCGTACAAGTTCGTTGTTCGATGCGTTGTAGACCTTT
Proteins encoded in this window:
- the LSM2 gene encoding U6 snRNA-associated Sm-like protein LSm2, coding for MLIFSVFKTLTDQQVIVELKNDLSITGVLKSVDQFLNIRLDNIKVLDEARHPHMMAVKNCFIRGSVVRYVQLPAEHVDTQLLEDATRREAQNPNKR